A region from the Benincasa hispida cultivar B227 chromosome 12, ASM972705v1, whole genome shotgun sequence genome encodes:
- the LOC120067855 gene encoding serine hydroxymethyltransferase 4 yields MESVNAWGNTPLNTVDPEIFDLIEKEKRRQCRGIELIASENFTSFAVIEALGSALTNKYSEGMPGNRYYGGNEFIDEIENLCRSRALQAFHVDPAKWGVNVQPYSGSPANFAAYTALLQPHDRIMGLDLPSGGHLTHGYYTSGGKKISATSIYFESLPYKVDSTTGYIDYDKLEEKALDFRPKLIICGGSAYPRDWDYARFRAIADKCGALLLCDMAHISGLVAAQEAANPFEYCDVVTTTTHKSLRGPRAGMIFYRKGPKPPKKGQPEDAVYDFEDKINFSVFPALQGGPHNHQIGALAVALKQAMSPGFKAYAKQVKANAVALGNYLMNKGYKLVTGGTENHLVLWDLRPLGLTGNKVEKLCDLCNITVNKNAVFGDSSALAPGGVRIGTPAMTSRGLVEKDFEQIAEFLHRAVTITLNVQKEHGKLLKDFNKGLVNNKEIEELKADVEKFSGSFDMPGFLMSEMKYKD; encoded by the exons ATGGAGTCCGTCAATGCTTGGGGCAACACTCCTCTCAACACTGTCGACCCTGAGATTTTCGATCTCATCGAAAAGGAGAAGCGTCGACAATGCCGCGGAATCGAGCTCATTGCTTCTGAGAACTTCACCTCCTTCGCCGTCATCGAGGCCCTCGGCAGTGCGTTGACCAACAAGTACTCGGAGGGCATGCCGGGAAATCGATACTACGGTGGAAACGAATTCATCGACGAGATCGAGAATCTCTGCCGTTCTCGAGCTCTCCAGGCCTTCCATGTCGATCCGGCTAAATGGGGTGTTAATGTCCAGCCTTACTCTGGTTCGCCGGCGAATTTCGCCGCCTACACCGCGTTGCTTCAGCCACATGACCGGATTATGGGGCTGGATCTTCCTTCTGGTGGCCATTTGACGCATGGTTACTACACCTCCGGTGGAAAGAAAATCTCCGCTACCTCGATTTACTTCGAGAGTTTGCCTTACAAGGTTGATTCCACCACTGGATATATTGATTACGATAAGTTGGAGGAGAAGGCTTTGGATTTCAGGCCGAAGTTGATTATCTGTGGTGGCAGTGCGTACCCGAGGGACTGGGATTATGCCAGATTCAGGGCAATTGCTGATAAATGCGGTGCTCTTCTTCTCTGTGATATGGCTCACATTAGTGGACTCGTTGCTGCTCAG GAAGCTGCAAACCCATTCGAGTATTGTGACGTCGTGACGACCACAACTCACAAGAGTTTGAGGGGGCCAAGGGCTGGTATGATCTTCTATAGGAAGGGTCCAAAGCCACCTAAGAAGGGTCAACCTGAGGATGCTGTTTATGATTTTGAAGACAAGATCAACTTCTCTGTCTTCCCAGCCCTTCAGGGTGGCCCTCACAATCACCAAATTGGTGCTTTAGCTGTTGCCTTGAAGCAGGCTATGTCCCCCGGGTTCAAGGCCTACGCAAAACAAGTTAAGGCCAATGCCGTGGCCCTCGGAAATTACCTGATGAACAAGGGTTACAAGCTTGTCACGGGAGGAACTGAGAACCACCTTGTTCTCTGGGATCTTCGTCCTTTGGGATTGACTG GCAACAAGGTTGAGAAGCTTTGCGACTTGTGCAACATCACCGTAAACAAAAACGCTGTGTTCGGTGACAGCAGTGCATTGGCTCCCGGAGGTGTTCGAATTG GTACTCCTGCCATGACTTCAAGAGGTTTAGTCGAGAAAGACTTCGAACAGATCGCAGAGTTCCTGCACCGTGCTGTAACCATCACCTTGAATGTCCAGAAGGAACATGGAAAACTGTTGAAGGACTTCAACAAGGGTCTGGTAAACAACAAAGAAATCGAGGAGCTCAAGGCCGATGTCGAGAAATTTTCCGGCTCTTTTGACATGCCAGGTTTCCTCATGTCCGAGATGAAGTACAAGGACTAG